In one Lolium rigidum isolate FL_2022 chromosome 3, APGP_CSIRO_Lrig_0.1, whole genome shotgun sequence genomic region, the following are encoded:
- the LOC124703199 gene encoding probable serine/threonine-protein kinase PBL25 — protein sequence MLSWLRCFPHDGAVMDDEPSRPRPRPGRSATFRKIKHTTSNCAHAAAAAAHRKRFIRSSSTVTDAPGRHSVDGAGGYNHSVVSARSFTFRELAAVTNSFSQANLLGEGGFGRVYRGLIGSSPVAVKQLDRTGYQGDHEFLVEVLMLSGLFSHPNLVGLLGYCADGNQRLLVYPLMPLGSLENHLFVSSRRPNADADAESPPPPVLPWRARMRIAHGAAEGLEFLHETANPPVIYRDFKSSNILLDEGYHARLSDFGLAKLAGAPTDTTHNGEGGEEEEIKDSSSRVMGTYGYCAPEYVRTGHLTVKSDVYSFGVVLLELITGRRVLDDSRPEGEQNLVAWAAPMFGEQRRLQELVDPRLLQEGEEAPCGRELKQAVAVAAMCLQEEDTVRPIMSDVVMALSFLATADDDLSVVSAPR from the coding sequence ATGTTGAGCTGGCTCCGTTGTTTCCCACACGACGGCGCGGTCATGGACGACGAGCCGagccggccaaggcccaggcccggGAGGAGCGCCACCTTCAGGAAGATTAAGCACACCACCTCCAATTGCGCCCATGCCGCCGCTGCAGCAGCCCATCGGAAACGGTTCATCCGGTCGAGCAGCACGGTCACCGACGCACCCGGCCGTCACTCCGTCGACGGCGCCGGCGGCTACAACCACAGCGTCGTGTCGGCGCGGTCCTTCACATTTCGCGAGCTCGCCGCCGTCACCAACAGCTTCAGCCAGGCCAACCTCCTCGGCGAGGGCGGGTTCGGCCGCGTCTACAGAGGCCTCATCGGCTCGTCGCCCGTCGCCGTGAAGCAGCTGGACCGCACGGGGTACCAGGGCGACCACGAGTTCCTGGTGGAGGTGCTGATGCTCAGCGGCCTCTTCAGCCACCCCAACCTGGTCGGCCTCCTTGGATACTGCGCTGACGGCAACCAGCGGCTCCTCGTCTACCCCCTCATGCCGCTCGGCTCCCTCGAGAACCACCTCTTTGTGTCCTCCCGGCGCCCCAACGCCGACGCCGATGCcgagtcgccgccgccaccggtccTGCCATGGCGGGCCAGGATGAGGATCGCGCACGGCGCCGCCGAGGGCCTCGAGTTCCTCCACGAGACGGCCAACCCGCCTGTGATCTACCGCGACTTCAAGTCCTCCAACATCCTCCTCGACGAAGGATACCACGCCAGGCTCTCTGACTTtgggctcgccaagctcgccggggcCCCGACCGACACCACCCACAACggtgagggcggcgaggaagaggagatcAAGGACTCGTCGTCGAGGGTGATGGGGACGTACGGGTACTGCGCGCCCGAGTACGTGAGGACGGGTCACCTCACGGTGAAGTCGGACGTGTACAGTTTCGGCGTGGTGCTGCTGGAGCTCATCACGGGAAGACGGGTCCTCGACGACAGCAGGCCGGAGGGGGAGCAGAACCTCGTGGCCTGGGCGGCGCCCATGTTCGGGGAGCAGAGGAGGCTGCAGGAGCTGGTCGACCCTCGGCTCCTCCAGGAAGGAGAAGAGGCACCGTGCGGTAGGGAGCTGaagcaggcggtggcggtggctgcCATGTGCTTGCAGGAGGAGGACACCGTGCGGCCCATCATGTCCGACGTCGTCATGGCGCTCAGCTTCCTCGCCACGGCCGACGACGACCTGTCTGTTGTATCCGCTCCGAGATGA
- the LOC124703197 gene encoding E3 SUMO-protein ligase SIZ2-like, which yields MAPEPVDDPVVASCKGMLKNFRLKELKDVLSKLGLPKHGKKQDLVDKILAILSDQQDQASRIDVLPKKMMLGKETVLKIIEDTFRKMREPATAVSASGNQIELGLAVKPVSKSDGSAQLDVKVRCLCGNSMATGSMVKCDHPRCNVWQHVDCVIIPEKTAYGAPQEIPSIFYCEMCRVSRADPFWVTISHPLLPVLLPPSNIAADGSYTVQYVEKTFPLSRAHRELLQKADYDIQVWCILLDDKVPFRVHWPLQSDMQVNGIHVRVVHRQATQQLGANSRDDGFVLTQYLKEGPNKIVLYRSDSRTFCLGVRIAKKRSLQEVLNLVPKEHDGEKFDDALARVRRCVGGGTEADNADSDSDIEVVADSVSVNLRCPMTGSRIKVAGRFKPCVHMGCFDLEAFVELNQRSRKWQCPICLKNYSLDNLIIDPYFNRITSLIQTCGDDVSEIDVKPDGSWRAKGGAELNDLMQWHLPDGTLCMSTEIGSKLDMGDLKHELREPLPEETSCRLKLGIRRNNDGKWEISKRVDANLRPSSENDQKRHFENGKQVTHTSNTNHESAKGGSYNLEPGRLDHPTNNVYDLNTSPGDEQVPIVLSDSDDENATVLSPSDVLCGSANDTGNQFPPPNPTETSGGPDETSFFLNDSFDLGLTFWEHPSGTQDNPATQGVGHLGELQDYPANNLSLQGPVTTVNLDLLASEANPPEYGHDRALQASLTLDCADESLVNAKNASEKKRSHVDEIAASDDSVLRSVNDDGGDLAGDRSGGPSSQHQQPRSVRPRY from the exons ATGGCGCCGGAGCCCGTCGACGATCCGGTGGTCGCTTCCTGCAAG GGCATGTTGAAGAACTTCCGACTAAAAGAGCTGAAGGATGTCCTGTCTAAGCTTGGACTTCCAAAGCACGGAAAGAAGCAG GATCTGGTGGACAAAATCCTTGCTATACTGTCCGATCAACAGGATCAAG CCTCACGAATTGATGTATTACCAAAGAAAATGATGCTTGGAAAAGAAACGGTGCTGAAAATAATCGAGGACACTTTTAG AAAAATGCGCGAGCCTGCGACTGCGGTTTCAGCCTCTGGAAATCAGATTGAGCTGGGGCTCGCTGTAAAGCCTGTAAGTAAATCAGATGGTTCTGCTCAGCTGGATGTGAAGGTCCGTTGCCTCTGTGGTAACTCCATGGCCACTGGGTCCATGGTTAAG TGTGATCACCCGCGATGCAATGTATGGCAACATGTTGATTGTGTCATCATACCTGAGAAGACTGCATATGGCGCTCCTCAAGAAATACCTTCCATCTTTTATTGTGAAATGTGCCGAGTCAGCAGGGCAGACCC TTTCTGGGTCACTATTAGCCACCCATTACTTCCAGTGTTACTACCTCCTTCTAACATAGCGGCAGATGG GTCATATACTGTACAGTATGTCGAGAAAACCTTTCCATTATCAAGAGCTCATAGAGAACTGCTACAGAAAGCTGATTATGACATTCAG GTTTGGTGTATACTTCTTGATGACAAAGTTCCTTTTAGGGTGCACTGGCCTTTACAATCTGATATGCAAGTTAATG GTATTCATGTTAGGGTTGTCCATAGGCAAGCTACACAGCAGCTGGGAGCCAATAGTAGAGATGATGGTTTTGTA TTAACACAATATTTGAAAGAAGGTCCCAATAAGATTGTTCTATATAGAAGTGACTCTCGCACGTTCTGTTTGGGAGTCAGAATTGCCAAGAAGAGATCTCTGCAAGAG GTCCTAAATTTGGTGCCAAAGGAGCATGATGGTGAGAAGTTTGATGATGCCCTTGCTCGCGTGCGTCGCTGTGTTGGTGGTGGAACTGAGGCAGATAATGCAGACAGTGATAGTGATATTGAGGTTGTGGCAGATTCGGTCTCTGTAAATCTCCGATGCCCT ATGACTGGCTCGAGGATTAAGGTAGCTGGTAGGTTCAAACCCTGTGTTCACATGGGTTGTTTTGACTTAGAAGCTTTCGTGGAACTTAATCAACGCTCACGGAAG TGGCAATGCCCAATTTGCCTGAAGAACTATTCCCTGGACAACTTAATCATTGATCCTTATTTCAATCGCATCACTTCATTA ATCCAAACATGTGGAGATGATGTATCTGAAATTGATGTCAAGCCTGATGGTTCCTGGAGAGCTAAGGGTGGAGCGGAACTGAACGATCTTATGCAGTGGCATCTACCAGATGGTACTCTCTGTATGTCCACAGAGATAGGATCCAAACTCGACATGGGTGATTTAAAGCATGAGCTTAGAGAACCATTGCCTGAAGAGACGAGTTGCCGTCTTAAGTTGGGAATTAGGAGGAACAACGATGGCAAGTGGGAAATTAGCAAGAGAGTGGATGCTAATTTGAGACCATCTTCAGAGAATGATCAGAAAAGGCACTTTGAAAATGGGAAACAAGTCACGCATACTAGCAACACTAATCATGAGAGTGCCAAAGGTGGAAGTTATAATTTAGAACCGGGAAGATTGGATCACCCTACGAACAATGTATATGATCTCAATACTTCTCCTGGGGATGAGCAGGTTCCAATAGTTCTTAGTGACTCGGATGATGAAAATGCCACGGTGTTGTCTCCTAGCGATGTGCTTTGTGGCTCAGCAAATGACACTGGGAATCAATTTCCACCACCTAATCCAACTGAGACTTCAGGAGGACCAGACGAAACTTCATTTTTTCTTAACGATAGCTTTGATCTGGGGCTGACATTTTGGGAGCATCCTTCTGGTACGCAAGATAATCCTGCCACACAGGGAGTAGGTCATCTAGGTGAACTGCAAGACTACCCTGCCAACAACTTATCCCTTCAAGGGCCAGTCACTACGGTTAATTTGGACCTATTAGCATCAGAAGCAAACCCACCAGAATATGGACATGATAGGGCGTTGCAAGCATCTCTTACCCTTGATTGCGCTGATGAAAGTTTAGTTAATGCCAAAAATGCTTCCGAGAAAAAGCGGAGCCATGTGGATGAAATTGCTGCTTCTGATG ATTCAGTTCTCAGGAGTGTGAATGATGATGGCGGCGACTTGGCTGGAGATAGATCTGGTGGCCCTTCCTCTCAGCATCAACAGCCACGGTCAGTTCGGCCAAGATACTGA